One Trichoderma asperellum chromosome 5, complete sequence genomic region harbors:
- a CDS encoding uncharacterized protein (EggNog:ENOG41~BUSCO:EOG092D1G2Z), protein MTSQQVPQLNIDRYVVIHVATTCDEHGVYVTKDSAEVIELGWILVDASTLEEITHESVLVKPVNTPITPLCTSLTTLTWEHVRNAGTFRDAITRFDTFATEYLTSKNLDFVFVTLDAWDLRVQLPREARDKAVVLPPYLQHSRTFDLRTEYQRWQQHHPESLPFGPSMLSNICAALEVEPVQSSAPIKHNLPFHLQALAPASPRRAMEEAVTLARVLRGLIRKSQPPHDHPDVLTRPMDARADVRAFLSERSKVLHMSGLPHDTTQSELESWFTQFGGRPIAFWTLRTPEQHKPTGTGFAVFSSHEEAAESLCMNGRALNEKAIEVSPSSSRVLDRAQDILTPFPPSKNRPRPGDWTCPSCGFSNFQRRTACFRCSFPAVGSGGPGEMGGPGGYGYQYGPPAMMPPPHHGGHHGPMGHGGRMGGGGVVPFRAGDWKCGNEVCGYHNFAKNVCCLRCGASRAGAAVVADSGYPSPMDNGSQYGMSQGSMGGTPGPGPFGSGGSFGSGGGYGQHFGGPPSHFLPSGLGGSAGGYPGSMNSQGFPSAPGSHAAGPFDSRAAEAAFQSATNGPVSGGPGNNFYNNNSGNPGNNESDPFAFLSSGIGGLTVSGDARQNGAGATPSKSPV, encoded by the exons ATGGATTCTCGTTGATGCCAGCACTCTTGAAGAG ATCACCCACGAAAGCGTTCTCGTCAAGCCGGTCAACACTCCCATCACCCCACTATGCA CGAGCCTAACGACTCTGACATGGGAACATGTTCGGAATGCCGGTACTTTTAGGGATGCCATCACTCGATTCGACACGTTTGCTACCGAGTACCTGACGTCCAAGAATCTCGACTTTGTCTTCGTTACTCTGGATGCTTGGGACCTCCGAGTTCAGCTCCCCCGAGAAGCCCGAGACAAGGCAGTTGTGCTGCCTCCCTACCTGCAGCACTCTCGCACCTTCGATTTGCGAACTGAATACCAACGCTGGCAACAGCACCACCCAGAATCTCTGCCGTTTGGACCTTCCATGCTGTCAAACATCTGCGCCGCTCTCGAGGTCGAGCCAGTGCAGTCTAGCGCTCCCATTAAACATAATCTGCCTTTCCACCTCCAGGCTTTGGCTCCCGCCTCTCCTCGCCGTGCCATGGAAGAAGCTGTTACCCTGGCCCGCGTTCTCCGCGGTCTGATTCGCAAGTCCCAGCCGCCGCACGACCACCCCGATGTTTTGACCAGACCTATGGACGCCAGGGCAGATGTCCGGGCGTTCCTTTCTGAGAGGAGCAAGGTCCTGCATATGTCTGGTCTGCCGCATGATACTACTCAGTCCGAGCTGGAAAGCTGGTTCACCCAGTTTGGTGGTCGCCCTATTGCGTTCTGGACACTTCGAACCCCTGAGCAGCACAAGCCCACAGGCACAGGTTTTgctgttttctcttcccaTGAAGAA GCTGCTGAGAGCTTGTGTATGAACGGACGTGCACTGAACGAGAAGGCCATTGAGGTTTCCCCCTCTTCCAGTCGTGTGCTAGATCGCGCTCAAGACATTTTGACACCTTTCCCTCCCAGTAAGAACCGCCCCAGACCTGGTGACTGGACTTGCCCCTCTTGCGGCTTCTCCAACTTCCAGCGCCGCACGGCTTGCTTCCGTTGCTCGTTCCCTGCTGTTGGAAGCGGTGGACCTGGTGAAATGGGAGGACCTGGTGGCTATGGATATCAGTATGGACCTCCAGCCATGATGCCCCCTCCGCACCACGGTGGTCACCACGGTCCTATGGGACACGGTGGACGTATGGGCGGTGGCGGTGTTGTGCCTTTCCGTGCTGGTGACTGGAAATGCGGAAATGAAGTTTGTGGATACCACAACTTTGCTAAGAATGTATGCTGTCTTCGCTGTGGTGCCAGTcgcgctggcgctgccgtTGTCGCGGACTCTGGCTATCCTTCTCCCATGGACAATGGCTCACAGTATGGTATGAGCCAGGGATCAATGGGAGGTACGCCAGGTCCTGGCCCATTTGGTTCCGGAGGATCTTTCGGCTCAGGGGGCGGCTACGGCCAGCACTTTGGTGGTCCCCCTAGCCACTTTCTGCCCTCGGGTTTGGGTGGCAGCGCTGGCGGCTACCCGGGCTCTATGAACTCTCAAGGCTTCCCTTCTGCCCCCGGCTCCCATGCTGCCGGCCCCTTTGATAGCAGGGCCGCAGAGGCGGCTTTCCAGTCTGCGACTAACGGTCCTGTCTCTGGCGGACCAGGCAACAACTTTTATAACAACAACAGCGGCAACCCTGGCAACAATGAAAGCGACCCCTTTGCTTTCCTGAGCAGTGGTATCGGTGGCCTCACTGTCAGTGGTGACGCTCGCCAAAACGGTGCCGGCGCTACCCCAAGCAAGTCGCCCGTCTAA